A single uncultured Acetobacterium sp. DNA region contains:
- a CDS encoding DUF6790 family protein codes for MIFMGLFIIGLITGLVHWLIKRQTGIGLAETLLLHQLFFLGISMSISAYGHIFMSEEIAAQIGWVSNGFQKELGMVSLGIGICGFLAVKFRGMFWAPIIIISTVFFFGAAIVHLQELIAVDNFNPGNALTIIPDLLGPITMIVLGLLTIRAKKNNLN; via the coding sequence ATGATTTTTATGGGTTTGTTCATCATTGGTTTAATCACCGGGTTAGTCCATTGGCTGATTAAAAGACAAACTGGTATCGGTTTAGCAGAAACCCTGCTGCTGCATCAGCTCTTTTTTTTAGGGATATCAATGTCCATTAGCGCTTATGGACATATTTTTATGAGTGAAGAAATTGCGGCCCAAATCGGCTGGGTCTCTAATGGCTTTCAGAAAGAATTGGGAATGGTGTCGCTGGGGATTGGTATCTGCGGTTTTTTGGCCGTAAAATTCCGGGGGATGTTCTGGGCACCGATAATTATTATTTCGACCGTCTTCTTTTTTGGAGCTGCCATCGTTCATCTTCAGGAGTTAATTGCTGTCGACAATTTCAATCCCGGAAATGCGCTGACCATTATTCCAGATCTGCTGGGACCAATTACCATGATTGTGTTGGGCCTGCTGACAATCCGAGCAAAGAAAAATAATTTAAATTAA
- a CDS encoding FlxA-like family protein codes for MNVSSISSSSSNVSTTQSQTSVEKLENQIKLLQKKLTNINSNDGDAETKQQQIELIESQIQQLEAQIKAIEKQKSETQPPEMPPELTNNNTQTSPSDNLLDIYV; via the coding sequence ATGAATGTTTCATCAATTTCTTCTTCCTCAAGTAATGTTTCCACTACTCAAAGCCAAACGAGTGTGGAAAAACTTGAAAACCAGATTAAACTCCTACAAAAGAAACTCACAAACATTAATTCTAACGATGGTGATGCTGAGACCAAACAACAGCAGATCGAACTCATCGAATCTCAAATTCAGCAGCTGGAGGCTCAGATTAAGGCAATCGAAAAACAGAAATCCGAAACACAACCCCCTGAAATGCCACCTGAGCTAACCAACAACAATACACAAACGTCCCCCTCTGATAATTTATTGGACATTTATGTTTGA
- a CDS encoding aspartate ammonia-lyase: protein MRKEHDLLGELDVPADAYYGIHTVRALENFYITGIPIHKELVEALVVIKKAAAITNISIGVLDPQKGEAITTACDEILAGALRNQFVVDCMQGGAGTSANMNVNEVIANRAIERLGGQKGDYSLIHPLDHVNLHQSTNDVFPTAVRIAAIRLLKPVTESFANLQSALQEKEEEFSRVIKAGRTQLQDAVPVTLGQEFGAWAQAISRDRWRLYKAEERLRQVNIGGTAVGTGLNAPRSYIFTMIEKLRDLTGISLARTDYMMDPTQNCDVFVEVSGLLKTAAVNLSKIANDLRLLSSGPYTGIGEITLPGVQAGSSIMPGKVNPVIPEAVNQVAFQIIANDTAITLAAMSGQLELNAFMPVIARNLFEELDLLSHTLPLFIKRCVDGIKANEQTCRENLENSTVMLTALTTIIGYDKGTEAALILKETGKSIKDIILEKNWMTAAELDEVLKPERLTSPTTNRNK, encoded by the coding sequence ATGCGAAAAGAACATGATTTATTGGGCGAACTGGATGTACCTGCTGATGCTTATTACGGTATCCATACGGTTCGAGCTCTGGAAAATTTTTATATCACCGGTATTCCCATCCATAAAGAGTTGGTGGAAGCCCTGGTGGTCATCAAGAAAGCCGCTGCCATTACCAATATCAGTATTGGTGTCCTGGATCCTCAAAAAGGAGAAGCCATCACGACTGCCTGCGACGAAATTCTAGCCGGAGCACTGCGCAATCAGTTTGTCGTGGACTGTATGCAGGGCGGTGCCGGAACCTCTGCCAACATGAATGTCAACGAAGTCATTGCTAACCGGGCGATTGAACGACTGGGTGGACAAAAGGGCGATTATAGCCTGATTCATCCTTTGGATCACGTTAACCTCCACCAATCTACCAATGATGTGTTTCCAACGGCGGTGCGAATTGCTGCCATCCGTCTGTTAAAACCAGTGACCGAGTCCTTTGCCAACCTGCAATCGGCCCTCCAGGAAAAAGAAGAGGAATTTTCCCGGGTTATTAAAGCGGGCCGAACCCAGCTCCAGGATGCGGTCCCGGTGACCCTTGGTCAAGAATTCGGTGCCTGGGCCCAGGCTATTTCTCGGGATCGTTGGCGCCTTTACAAGGCCGAGGAACGGCTTCGTCAAGTGAATATTGGTGGTACTGCCGTGGGTACCGGGTTAAATGCACCCCGTTCCTATATCTTTACGATGATTGAAAAGCTCCGGGATCTCACCGGCATCAGCCTGGCCCGGACCGATTATATGATGGATCCCACCCAGAATTGTGATGTCTTTGTGGAAGTCTCTGGCCTTTTAAAAACCGCCGCCGTTAATCTTTCCAAAATCGCCAATGATTTGCGGCTGCTCTCCTCTGGCCCTTACACTGGCATTGGTGAAATTACTCTGCCAGGGGTTCAGGCCGGCTCTTCGATCATGCCAGGAAAGGTCAATCCGGTAATTCCAGAAGCCGTCAATCAGGTGGCTTTTCAGATTATCGCCAATGATACTGCCATTACTTTAGCTGCCATGTCGGGACAACTAGAACTCAATGCCTTTATGCCAGTCATTGCCAGAAATTTATTTGAAGAACTGGATCTCCTCAGTCATACCCTGCCGCTCTTTATTAAACGCTGTGTTGACGGAATAAAAGCCAATGAGCAGACCTGTCGTGAAAATCTCGAAAATAGTACGGTGATGCTGACGGCTCTCACGACTATCATCGGCTATGATAAAGGCACCGAAGCCGCCCTTATTTTAAAAGAAACCGGGAAATCCATTAAGGATATTATTCTTGAAAAAAACTGGATGACTGCTGCTGAGTTGGATGAGGTCTTAAAGCCCGAACGACTCACCTCACCTACTACGAATCGAAATAAATGA
- a CDS encoding chemotaxis protein CheW yields the protein MSEVETEYPWALFNLEQGVYGVSSQYIKSIFKIENLIKMPDMPYYMRGAVNLRGKIVPIIDTRKFYGFQSVEEEISALTDLMEKRKQDHVNWIKELESSVVESREFKLTTDPHACAFGKWYDHFKTNDHTLDYLLKKFDAPHQRIHAVGVEVRKLVDQGDRDKAFEIVRKAKNKELIQMVKLFDSLVSDYADSKRELVIVLENPQAKKEIGLTVDRVIAIEPIQEDRENTLDSVTHKSHESLGLGKRSKDESPVFIIDENYFLNL from the coding sequence ATGAGTGAAGTTGAGACAGAATATCCATGGGCGTTGTTTAATTTGGAACAAGGTGTTTATGGAGTGTCCAGTCAGTACATTAAATCCATTTTTAAAATAGAAAACCTAATAAAAATGCCAGATATGCCTTATTATATGCGTGGGGCTGTTAATTTGCGTGGGAAAATCGTTCCGATTATCGACACACGAAAATTTTATGGTTTTCAATCAGTGGAAGAGGAAATTAGCGCTCTAACAGATTTGATGGAAAAGCGAAAACAGGATCATGTCAATTGGATCAAGGAATTGGAAAGTTCGGTTGTAGAAAGCCGCGAATTCAAACTGACAACCGATCCCCATGCCTGTGCTTTTGGAAAATGGTACGATCATTTTAAAACGAATGATCATACCCTTGATTATCTTCTGAAAAAATTTGATGCACCCCATCAGCGAATCCATGCCGTAGGTGTTGAAGTCCGGAAATTGGTTGATCAAGGAGATCGAGACAAGGCATTTGAGATTGTCAGAAAAGCAAAAAACAAGGAATTAATTCAAATGGTTAAACTTTTTGATTCTTTGGTGAGTGATTATGCAGATTCAAAGCGGGAGCTGGTGATTGTTCTCGAGAATCCCCAAGCAAAAAAGGAAATTGGACTTACCGTGGATCGGGTCATTGCTATTGAACCGATTCAGGAAGATCGTGAAAATACCTTGGATTCAGTTACCCATAAGTCTCACGAAAGTCTTGGTTTAGGGAAAAGATCAAAAGATGAGTCACCAGTATTTATTATTGATGAAAACTATTTTCTGAATTTATAA